From one Methanorbis furvi genomic stretch:
- a CDS encoding triphosphoribosyl-dephospho-CoA synthase translates to MSQQTVEPVNLAELAQFAMLLEVTAKQKPGNIDRCHDYDDTHLAHFLASAVLAGPVFSRVAEGSISLGEAMYDAVARTNIHNGGNTHFGAFILLLPLIAGRGTAGAAEVVKKTTIEDAVLFYKAFGLTQVRVRSEDPMDVNDPSSIQRLIDEKITMYQVMEYSALHDMVAREWTNGFLLTRRAANLLFELGDGEKNITKMFLSLMAECPDTFIAKKFDQATAEAVMQKAAAVLAGNETLAEFDEECIRDGINPGSLADICIAGIFTALLEGWKWDC, encoded by the coding sequence ATGTCCCAACAGACTGTTGAACCTGTTAATCTCGCCGAACTTGCACAGTTTGCCATGCTGCTTGAGGTCACCGCAAAGCAGAAGCCCGGCAATATCGACCGATGTCATGATTATGATGACACGCATCTTGCACATTTTCTGGCATCCGCAGTTCTGGCAGGACCGGTGTTCTCCCGCGTTGCGGAAGGCAGTATCTCGCTTGGAGAAGCGATGTACGATGCGGTTGCCAGAACCAATATCCATAACGGCGGCAACACACATTTTGGCGCATTCATTCTTCTTCTTCCGCTGATCGCAGGCAGAGGAACTGCCGGCGCGGCAGAGGTGGTGAAAAAGACCACGATCGAGGATGCGGTTCTCTTTTACAAAGCATTCGGCCTTACGCAGGTGCGGGTCAGATCCGAAGATCCTATGGATGTAAATGATCCTTCATCGATTCAGCGGCTGATCGATGAGAAGATCACGATGTATCAGGTGATGGAGTATTCAGCCCTGCATGACATGGTTGCCCGCGAGTGGACGAACGGATTTCTGCTGACCCGGAGAGCTGCCAATCTGCTGTTTGAACTTGGTGATGGGGAAAAAAACATTACGAAAATGTTTCTGTCGCTGATGGCCGAGTGTCCTGACACGTTTATTGCGAAAAAGTTTGATCAGGCAACTGCTGAAGCGGTTATGCAAAAAGCGGCCGCGGTTCTTGCAGGGAATGAAACGCTTGCAGAGTTTGATGAGGAGTGCATCAGAGATGGTATCAACCCTGGTTCTCTTGCTGATATCTGTATTGCGGGAATTTTTACCGCACTTTTAGAGGGATGGAAATGGGACTGTTAG